The DNA region ACGCAAAGCATCGATATCCAGCCCGGAATCCGTTTCATCCAGAATACTCAATTTCGGTTCCAGCATCGCCATCTGGAAGATTTCATTCCGCTTCTTCTCTCCACCGGAGAAACCTTCATTCACCGAACGGTTAGCCAGTTTATTGTCCAGTTCCACAATGGCACGCTTTTCACGCATCAACTTCAGGAACTCGCTTGCACTGAGAGCGGGCAAATGATTGTATTTACGTTGCTCATTCACCGCTGCACGCATAAAGTTAACCATACTCACACCCGGAATTTCTACCGGATACTGGAAGCTGAGGAAGATACCCTCGTGACTACGGTCTTCCGGTGAAAAGTCCAACAGGTTCTTACCGCAGAAAGTCACGCTTCCCTTCGTCACCTCAAAGGCAGGATTACCTACCAATACAGCCGAAAGAGTACTTTTTCCGGAACCGTTCGGTCCCATAATAGCATGCACCTCACCTGCTCTTACCGACAGGTTGATGCCTTTCAATATCTCTTTACCATTTACACTGGCATGCAGGTCTTTTATCTCTAACATAATCTATTAAATTAAGAATGAAGAATTAAGAATGAAGAATATCGCAACATTCTCCACTCCTAACTCTTCATCGTTTTATTTTAATTCTTCATTCTTCATTCTTAACTCTTCATTTATCCTACGCTGCCTTCCAGCGAAATTGCCAACAACTTCTGAGCCTCTACCGCAAACTCCATAGGCAGCTTATTAAGCACTTCCTTAGCATAACCGTTCACAATCAGCCCAACTGCGTCCTCCGTAGAAATACCACGCTGGTTGCAATAGAAGATCTGGTCTTCATTGATCTTACTGGTAGTCGCCTCATGCTCCACAACCGCCGTCTCATTATGGATATCCATATACGGGAAGGTATGCGCACCACACTTATCACCCAGCAACAGAGAATCGCACTGACTATAGTTACGCGCATTATCCGCCTTTTGAGCTACACGCACCAGACCACGGTAAGAGTTCTCACTATGTCCGGCAGAGATACCTTTGCTGACAATGGTACTGCTGGTATTCTTACCCAGATGAATCATCTTCGTACCCGTATCCGCCTGTTGGTAGTTGTTCGTCACCGCCACACTGTAGAATTCAGCCGAAGAGTTATCTCCAGTCAGAATGCAGGAAGGGTATTTCCACGTAATAGCCGATCCTGTCTCCACCTGTGTCCAAGAGAGCTTACTGTTCGCACCTTTGCAGTTACCACGTTTCGTAACAAAGTTATAAACACCGCCTTTACCTTCGGCATCACCCGGATACCAGTTCTGTACGGTGCTGTACTTCACTTCGGCACGCTCGTGCACCACAATCTCCACGATAGCGGCATGCAACTGATTCTCATCACGCATCGGAGCCGTACAACCTTCCAGATAGGAAACATACGAATCATCATCCGCTACAATCAGCGTCCGCTCAAACTGGCCTGTATTACGCGCATTGATACGGAAATACGTGGACAACTCCATCGGGCAGCGTACCCCTTTCGGGATATATACAAACGAACCGTCGGAGAATACCGCCGAGTTCAGTGCGGCAAAGAAGTTGTCACGATAGCCCACTACGGAACCAAGATACTTCTGCACCAAATCCGGATGCTCACGTACGGCTTCACTAATGGAACAGAAAATAATTCCTTTCTCCATCAACGTTTCCTTAAACGTAGTTTTCACAGATACGGAGTCCATCACGGCATCCACTGCCATGCCACTCAACGCCATCTGTTCTTCCAGGGGGATGCCCAGCTTATTGAAGGTTTTTATCAACTCTGGGTCTACTTCGTCCATACTCTTAGGCGCATCTTTCTTCTTCGCCAACGGATCGGCATAGTAGGAAATAGCCTGATAATCTATCTCAGGAATACGGAGATGCGCCCATGTAGGCATCTCCATCGTCAACCAGTGACGATATGCTTTCAGACGGAACTCCAACAGCCATTCCGGCTCGTTCTTCTTCGCAGAGATCAGCCGTACAACATCTTCATTCAGCCCACGCTCAATGACTTCCGTATGTACGTCGGTGGTGAAGCCGTACTTGTACTTCTCCTGCGTTAGTTCCTTTACATATTTATTGGGTTCTTCGGGTTGCATTATGTATTAAGTATATATTGTTCTGTAACTTCTTTTGCAGCCGGGAAAAACATTCCCGCAAACGACTCTATAGGATAATATAACACGGATTCCTCCTTCATTGTTCTATCAATCATCGTATTGTCCGAGTCGATAAACTCGACAACACAGATAAGCAGACTCACCAGCAGCAGAAACTTCAACGCGCCCAGTCCGGCACCCAGCCAGCGATTCAGCCAACCGAGCGAGACTGCTTCCATCGCCTTCGTCAGCAAAGCCGCTACCAGCAGGAACAACAACGGAACCACTATCCAGATTACAACAAACGCCAATATCTGTGCAAACGTCATAGAGTCCGTTATC from Bacteroides sp. MSB163 includes:
- the sufC gene encoding Fe-S cluster assembly ATPase SufC, with product MLEIKDLHASVNGKEILKGINLSVRAGEVHAIMGPNGSGKSTLSAVLVGNPAFEVTKGSVTFCGKNLLDFSPEDRSHEGIFLSFQYPVEIPGVSMVNFMRAAVNEQRKYNHLPALSASEFLKLMREKRAIVELDNKLANRSVNEGFSGGEKKRNEIFQMAMLEPKLSILDETDSGLDIDALRIVAEGVNKLKTPENSTIVITHYQRLLDYIKPDVVHVLYKGRIVKTAGPELALELEEKGYDWIKKELGE
- the sufB gene encoding Fe-S cluster assembly protein SufB, translated to MQPEEPNKYVKELTQEKYKYGFTTDVHTEVIERGLNEDVVRLISAKKNEPEWLLEFRLKAYRHWLTMEMPTWAHLRIPEIDYQAISYYADPLAKKKDAPKSMDEVDPELIKTFNKLGIPLEEQMALSGMAVDAVMDSVSVKTTFKETLMEKGIIFCSISEAVREHPDLVQKYLGSVVGYRDNFFAALNSAVFSDGSFVYIPKGVRCPMELSTYFRINARNTGQFERTLIVADDDSYVSYLEGCTAPMRDENQLHAAIVEIVVHERAEVKYSTVQNWYPGDAEGKGGVYNFVTKRGNCKGANSKLSWTQVETGSAITWKYPSCILTGDNSSAEFYSVAVTNNYQQADTGTKMIHLGKNTSSTIVSKGISAGHSENSYRGLVRVAQKADNARNYSQCDSLLLGDKCGAHTFPYMDIHNETAVVEHEATTSKINEDQIFYCNQRGISTEDAVGLIVNGYAKEVLNKLPMEFAVEAQKLLAISLEGSVG
- a CDS encoding CvpA family protein, coding for MTIIDIILLVVIGAGAVIGFIKGFIKQLASILGLIVGLLAAKALYVSVAERVFSKITDSMTFAQILAFVVIWIVVPLLFLLVAALLTKAMEAVSLGWLNRWLGAGLGALKFLLLVSLLICVVEFIDSDNTMIDRTMKEESVLYYPIESFAGMFFPAAKEVTEQYILNT